The genomic window GAACACGACATTCGCTGACGATGTGGCGAGCAAGCTCAAGGCGGCAGGCGTTCCCAAAGACGCCCCCATTTTGTGCCTCTGCCGCTCTGGTCAGCGAAGTGCATCCGCTGCAGCGGCACTGACCGCGCAGGGCTTTTCGTCCTGCTTCAATGTGGCCGGTGGATTTGAAGGCGGACTTGATGGCAATGGTCATCGCGGAACAACAGGGGGCTGGAAGGCGGCTGGTCTTCCATGGCGGCAAGGCTGACAACCCGGAACTGTCCAAACGCATATACGTGACGAAATAGAATTCTGCGCAGGCCAACGCCGCGCAGTACCTGACAGAAGAACAAGTTTAGGTCCCCGGCGCGGCAGGCGGGGACCAGGGGGCAAA from Candidatus Phaeomarinobacter ectocarpi includes these protein-coding regions:
- a CDS encoding rhodanese-like domain-containing protein; amino-acid sequence: MSSGYAGDIDVSEAWRLLNEDDRSILIDVRTQAEWNFVGLPDIEATGRPLLTEEWQAFPGGAQNTTFADDVASKLKAAGVPKDAPILCLCRSGQRSASAAAALTAQGFSSCFNVAGGFEGGLDGNGHRGTTGGWKAAGLPWRQG